From a single Equus asinus isolate D_3611 breed Donkey chromosome 2, EquAss-T2T_v2, whole genome shotgun sequence genomic region:
- the LOC123290349 gene encoding uncharacterized protein encodes MAVAAAASATELWGRRYKKAPQTRRTSLDQPPPPTPPPAALLSAPSAPPAAPSPGDPAAVWAGSPARLPTRGSCSASPGPRHQVLLSPHFTNEASEAFKLSQGYIPPEGIQTRAVSLHRTGFLHQCHHT; translated from the exons AtggcggtggcggcggcagcgTCTGCTACCGAACTCTGGGGAAGGAGGTATAAAAAGGCTCCGCAGACACGTCGCACTTCCCTTGACCAGCCCCCTCCTCCTACTCCTCCTCCCGCCGCGCTCCTCTCCGCCCCGTCGGCTCCGCCAGCAGCGCCCAGCCCAGGGGACCCGGCCGCCGTCTGGGCGGGGTCCCCGGCGCGGCTCCCTACTCGCGGGAGCTGCTCCGCCAGCCCAGGTCCGAG gcatCAAGTCCTgctttctccccattttacaaatgaagcaaGTGAGGCTTTCAAACTTTCTCAAGGTTATATTCCACCTGAGGGGATTCAAACCCGGGCTGTCAGCCTCCACAGGACGGGCTTTCTGCACCAGTGTCATCATACATGA